Proteins encoded within one genomic window of Erinaceus europaeus chromosome 13, mEriEur2.1, whole genome shotgun sequence:
- the CFAP144 gene encoding cilia- and flagella-associated protein 144 isoform X1 — MAGRLKEKMVSDEVHQNQILRELYLKELRTQKLYTHYHVNPHSKVHTITRKPMSWHDNLEEPADDRFIKLIHHAAQEPRRKYLESQTESQEIGWDSEPLINPDRSDRRLNHFQVYNDITLYKAKMWSLGENDWHN; from the exons ATGGCGGGGCGCCTGAAGGAGAAGATGGTCTCAGATGAGGTCCATCAGAACCAGATCTTACGTGAGCTGTACCTCAAAGAGCTACGAACTCAGAAACTCTACACCCACTATCATGTGAATCCCCACAGCAAAG tTCACACAATTACCAGAAAGCCCATGTCTTGGCATGATAACCTGGAGGAACCTGCAGATG ACAGGTTTATCAAACTCATTCATCATGCTGCCCAGGAACCAAGGAGGAAATACCTGGAGTCACAGACTGAGAGCCAGGAAATTGGATGGGACTCAGAACCTTTG ATCAACCCAGATCGCAGTGACAGGAGGCTGAACCACTTCCAGGTCTACAATGACATCACTCTGTATAAGGCTAAAATGTGGAGCTTGGGAGAAAACGATTGGCATAATTAA
- the CFAP144 gene encoding cilia- and flagella-associated protein 144 isoform X2, which produces MAGRLKEKMVSDEVHQNQILRELYLKELRTQKLYTHYHVNPHSKDRFIKLIHHAAQEPRRKYLESQTESQEIGWDSEPLINPDRSDRRLNHFQVYNDITLYKAKMWSLGENDWHN; this is translated from the exons ATGGCGGGGCGCCTGAAGGAGAAGATGGTCTCAGATGAGGTCCATCAGAACCAGATCTTACGTGAGCTGTACCTCAAAGAGCTACGAACTCAGAAACTCTACACCCACTATCATGTGAATCCCCACAGCAAAG ACAGGTTTATCAAACTCATTCATCATGCTGCCCAGGAACCAAGGAGGAAATACCTGGAGTCACAGACTGAGAGCCAGGAAATTGGATGGGACTCAGAACCTTTG ATCAACCCAGATCGCAGTGACAGGAGGCTGAACCACTTCCAGGTCTACAATGACATCACTCTGTATAAGGCTAAAATGTGGAGCTTGGGAGAAAACGATTGGCATAATTAA